A single Salmo trutta chromosome 14, fSalTru1.1, whole genome shotgun sequence DNA region contains:
- the LOC115208671 gene encoding transcription factor Sp6 yields the protein MAHPYEPWLRTAPPGGSSDEMNVPSWWDLHTGPGSWMDLQAGQGVGLQAVGQSSMGLQSSLGPYGSEPQLCTSAQLAQLAPASHSAHSHLYPQDGFKMEPLGGPELLQPESYSLEEPQEGATSVRPKPQRRSASRGSGQSVCRCPNCVHAEQMGQSTDDDRRKHMHNCHIPGCGKAYAKTSHLKAHLRWHSGDRPFVCNWLFCGKRFTRSDELQRHLQTHTGAKKFSCTMCPRVFMRNDHLAKHMRTHESPSGPGEERMYGEGGRMGKSFDTPSPQPSHATASDTEASLKQPKCEKDPSGTGQSS from the coding sequence ATGGCCCACCCCTATGAACCCTGGTTACGGACAGCACCCCCTGGTGGCAGCTCAGACGAGATGAACGTTCCCTCATGGTGGGACCTCCACACCGGGCCAGGGAGCTGGATGGACCTGCAGGCGGGCCAGGGTGTGGGCTTACAGGCAGTTGGTCAGAGCTCCATGGGGCTGCAGTCCTCCCTGGGGCCTTACGGCTCCGAGCCCCAGCTGTGTACTTCTGCTCAGCTAGCCCAGCTGGCCCCAGCCTCACACTCAGCTCACTCTCACCTCTACCCCCAGGATGGCTTCAAGATGGAGCCGCTGGGAGGACCTGAGCTCCTGCAGCCGGAGTCATACTCCCTGGAGGAGCCACAGGAGGGTGCCACCTCGGTCCGGCCCAAGCCCCAGCGCCGCTCTGCCTCCAGGGGCTCGGGCCAGTCTGTGTGCCGGTGCCCCAACTGTGTCCACGCCGAGCAGATGGGCCAGAGCACTGATGACGACCGGAGGAAACACATGCACAACTGCCACATCCCGGGCTGCGGCAAGGCCTACGCCAAGACCTCCCACCTGAAGGCCCACCTGCGCTGGCACAGCGGGGACCGGCCCTTCGTCTGCAACTGGCTCTTCTGCGGCAAGCGCTTCACGCGCTCTGACGAACTTCAgcgacacctgcagacacacaccgGTGCCAAGAAGTTCAGCTGCACCATGTGCCCCCGCGTGTTCATGCGCAACGACCACCTGGCCAAGCACATGCGCACGCACGAGTCTCCATCCGGgccaggggaggagaggatgtaTGGAGAGGGGGGCAGGATGGGGAAGAGCTTTGACACGCCTTCTCCTCAGCCCTCCCACGCCACTGCATCTGACACAGAGGCATCCCTTAAGCAGCCGAAATGTGAGAAAGACCCCTCTGGGACAGGACAGTCCAGCTAA